GTTGTTATGTGAGGGGGAGGTAGTCCGCTCCTCCACCCCAAACTTCTCTGGCGGTCTGGCCGCACGCGATGGGTTCCTCCTCTCGCCCCCCTCATGCACACCTCGTCTACGAGGGGTCGGCTTCTCACTCACACGCCTCTTCTTCTGGAACACAACACCCACAATGCCCCAGTGAGAACTACAACACCCAGAAGTCAGGAGTCACCTGAGAAAGTCTGCGTGTTTCAGGAGATCAGTTTGAAGAAGACAAGCTGCAGTGCTGCCTATCTTTGGGAAGCAAAGTGATTTACAGATTCCGCCAGTCCAACTGTGGTAAGTTCATCTGAAACATGCACAATATGAACCAATTCCATTAGCCCAAGTCAAGTGTGTAGTGTACTAACTCACCATGGTAGAGGGGGGAAGTTCAGCCATGTTGGTCAGGTCAGCAAACAGCTTGGCCAACTGAAGGACAACAATAATAACACAGGATGAGAAAACCCTTCTAATATACACAATAATAACAAGAGAGAAAGTAGATAGCAGGGTTGTATTCAGTAGTGTAACCGCCTACACAACCCTGGTCAGTGGTTATGTACCATGGCCTTGTTCTCCTGGATGTTCTTGGCTCGTTTATTTAGAACTGGAGACTCAACCTCCTCCTCTTTTTTTAGAGGCTGTTTCTGACCCCGTGTCACCATCCCACGGGACACCTGAGACACACCCCTTTTCAGATGCTCCTTTTCATTGGTTGTCCTCTTCGGAGTGGCGGTAGTGATTGGCTGGGGTTTCTTTGGTGCCTCCCCTTTCTTGGCAGAGAGTCTTTTGGTGGGAAACCTGAAGCAGAGTATTCAACTGTATTCAAAAAGCAGTGGatcatagtgaatagggtgccatttgagacacatacacacagttgaaCACTCGTACACTCACCTAAAGGCAACACAGAGACTCctccttgtgtgtgtctctggctcCTCCCCCTCGGAGTAGAAACCTGTGTCTTCTTCACTCTCCTCCGCTACGCACTGGAGCGACCGAAAACAGGAGAGAAGAGTCATGGTACAACCAAGCATCCCCATACACACATACCACTGGAGAGAACAGTAGAAAAGAGATGCCATGTTAGGTCTCAATACCATCCTGCTTCTGAAccctctgttctcttcctcaCCAAAGCCCGCAAACCCCTCCCCCTCACTGTCTGAATGGCTGAACAGACTTACCAACTCTGCGGTCACAAACTTTGACCTGAAACGCACGGCCtgaaaagcgagagagaaagatggatggaTTATTTAAATCGCTAACTGTAGCAGAATTAAGTCAACCAggattgtagtgtgtgtgtggtaaagatTGGCAGCTACTCACTGGCTTCCTAGAGTCCTCAGAGGCAAGGCTGTCCCTGCTGTCGTCTGATTCACTGTCACTAGGCACTGACATTGCAAAACCCAGGAAGTCCTCATCGTCACTGGGACTTTCAAAGATGGCCGACAGGGCCCTGGGGGTCTGAAGGACAGACAACAGATTAAAGCCAAAGATAGTTGTATAACTAACTCTGCTATTTGCCCCTATTCATCTGTGTTAAAGCTACACTAATATATAATACCCTTTTCACACTGTCCTTTCCAGAAAGTAGTCTATGGTGGAGGTGTAACGGGTTCAGTAATGAGTCAAAGAGTTGGCCACTAACAAAAATGTAAAGAGACCAAATGCATTCCTATTACACGTCTCAaacttggggtggcagggtagcctagttttatttgtttatttatttcacctttatttaaccaggtaggctagttgagaacaagttctcatttgcaactgcgacctgg
This genomic interval from Oncorhynchus clarkii lewisi isolate Uvic-CL-2024 chromosome 18, UVic_Ocla_1.0, whole genome shotgun sequence contains the following:
- the LOC139372711 gene encoding cell division cycle-associated 7-like protein isoform X1, producing the protein MPLSSKTPRALSAIFESPSDDEDFLGFAMSVPSDSESDDSRDSLASEDSRKPAVRFRSKFVTAELCVAEESEEDTGFYSEGEEPETHTRRSLCVAFRFPTKRLSAKKGEAPKKPQPITTATPKRTTNEKEHLKRGVSQVSRGMVTRGQKQPLKKEEEVESPVLNKRAKNIQENKAMLAKLFADLTNMAELPPSTMKKRRVSEKPTPRRRGVHEGGERRNPSRAARPPEKFGVEERTTSPSHNNKSVRTVCVRKLLEVDDELRRSGKKRRASSGKRRKITHVRSVDEITEEELDNVAEGAKDKILDKDHGSTCHQCRQKTLDTKTVCRSGVCSGGKGQFCGPCLRNRYGEDVRSALLDPDWECPLCRGICNCSLCRRREGRCATGQLVHLAQHKGHSNVQDYLESIQKDLRA
- the LOC139372711 gene encoding cell division cycle-associated 7-like protein isoform X2, which codes for MPLSSKTPRALSAIFESPSDDEDFLGFAMSVPSDSESDDSRDSLASEDSRKPAVRFRSKFVTAELCVAEESEEDTGFYSEGEEPETHTRRSLCVAFRFPTKRLSAKKGEAPKKPQPITTATPKRTTNEKEHLKRGVSQVSRGMVTRGQKQPLKKEEEVESPVLNKRAKNIQENKAMLAKLFADLTNMAELPPSTMKRRVSEKPTPRRRGVHEGGERRNPSRAARPPEKFGVEERTTSPSHNNKSVRTVCVRKLLEVDDELRRSGKKRRASSGKRRKITHVRSVDEITEEELDNVAEGAKDKILDKDHGSTCHQCRQKTLDTKTVCRSGVCSGGKGQFCGPCLRNRYGEDVRSALLDPDWECPLCRGICNCSLCRRREGRCATGQLVHLAQHKGHSNVQDYLESIQKDLRA